One Candidatus Kryptobacter tengchongensis DNA segment encodes these proteins:
- a CDS encoding 2-oxoglutarate ferredoxin oxidoreductase subunit beta — MAIKIDEVKKLTLEEYKTDVHNDWCPGCGDFGILQSVQMALFELNIPRHKAVVFSGIGCSGKTPHYINVYGIHTLHGRAVPFAIGAKLANPDLNIIVVGGDGDGLGIGVGHFVSTGRRNVNLTYIVYNNAVYGLTKGQASPTLKLGVKTKSLPKPNINDAINPIALALVSGYTFIARGYAYEVKHLKEIIKKAILHKGLAFVDVLQPCPTYNDINTKDWYAGKDRIDSITGKPMPRIYKLEDTGYDPYVHNPDDPNELNFKWIQVVEKSLEWGDKIPIGIFYINEHISSYEERISEVIPDYFSNPPALQEISLKDGRTNVKLERLLSEFLTK, encoded by the coding sequence ATGGCGATTAAAATAGATGAAGTCAAAAAATTAACACTGGAAGAATATAAAACTGATGTTCACAACGACTGGTGTCCGGGTTGTGGTGATTTTGGGATTCTTCAGTCCGTGCAGATGGCTTTATTTGAGCTTAATATCCCGAGGCATAAGGCGGTTGTTTTTTCTGGGATAGGTTGTTCTGGTAAGACACCACATTATATAAATGTTTATGGAATTCATACGCTTCATGGCAGAGCTGTTCCATTTGCAATTGGTGCGAAGCTCGCAAACCCAGATTTGAATATCATCGTTGTAGGTGGAGATGGAGATGGGCTTGGGATAGGCGTTGGACATTTTGTGAGCACCGGGAGAAGAAATGTTAATTTGACGTATATCGTTTATAACAATGCTGTTTATGGTTTGACAAAAGGACAGGCTTCCCCAACTTTAAAACTTGGGGTTAAAACAAAATCGCTTCCAAAACCAAATATCAACGATGCTATAAATCCAATTGCCCTTGCGCTTGTTTCGGGTTATACTTTCATCGCAAGAGGTTATGCTTATGAGGTTAAGCATCTTAAGGAAATAATTAAAAAAGCTATACTTCACAAAGGATTGGCTTTCGTTGATGTACTGCAACCGTGTCCAACATATAACGACATTAATACTAAGGATTGGTATGCGGGAAAGGATAGAATTGATAGCATAACTGGAAAGCCTATGCCGAGAATCTATAAGCTTGAAGACACAGGTTATGATCCATATGTACATAACCCCGACGATCCGAATGAGTTGAATTTTAAATGGATTCAAGTTGTTGAAAAATCTCTTGAATGGGGTGATAAGATTCCGATAGGTATATTTTACATCAATGAACATATTTCAAGTTATGAGGAGAGAATAAGTGAGGTTATTCCTGATTATTTTTCAAATCCACCGGCATTGCAAGAGATTTCGCTGAAAGACGGCAGAACAAATGTTAAATTAGAACGTTTATTGAGCGAATTTCTAACGAAGTGA